In Felis catus isolate Fca126 chromosome E1, F.catus_Fca126_mat1.0, whole genome shotgun sequence, the following proteins share a genomic window:
- the PIP4K2B gene encoding phosphatidylinositol 5-phosphate 4-kinase type-2 beta isoform X3, with protein sequence MLMPDDFKAYSKIKVDNHLFNKENLPSRFKFKEYCPMVFRNLRERFGIDDQDYQNSVTRSAPINSDSQGRCGTRFLTTYDRRFVIKTVSSEDVAEMHNILKKYHQFIVECHGNTLLPQFLGMYRLTVDGVETYMVVTRNVFSHRLTVHRKYDLKGSTVAREASDKEKAKDLPTFKDNDFLNEGQKLHVGEESKKNFLEKLKRDVEFLAQLKIMDYSLLVGIHDVDRAEQEEMEVEERAEDEECENDGPGGNLLCSYGTPPDSPGNLLSFPRFFGPGEFDPSVDVYAMKSHESAPKKEVYFMAIIDILTPYDAKKKAAHAAKTVKHGGIALCTRPRCSPEALFPMDLKLLSPNTDPAQRSSLSTTSPPPCRYSVGSGWGL encoded by the exons GGAGAACCTTCCCAGCCGTTTTAAGTTTAAGGAGTACTGCCCCATGGTGTTCCGGAATCTCCGGGAGAGGTTTGGGATTGATGATCAGGATTACCAG AATTCGGTGACGCGCAGCGCCCCTATCAACAGTGACAGCCAGGGCCGATGTGGCACACGTTTCCTCACCACCTACGACCGGCGCTTTGTCATCAAGACCGTGTCAAGTGAGGATGTGGCCGAGATGCACAACATCTTAAAGAAATACCACCAG TTCATCGTGGAGTGTCACGGCAACACCCTTTTGCCGCAGTTCCTGGGCATGTACCGCTTGACCGTGGATGGCGTGGAGACCTACATGGTGGTCACCAGGAACGTGTTCAGCCATCGGCTCACTGTGCACCGCAAGTATGACCTCAAG GGCTCCACTGTTGCCAGAGAAGCGAGCGACAAGGAGAAG GCCAAGGACTTGCCGACATTCAAAGACAATGACTTCCTCAATGAGGGGCAGAAGCTGCATGTGGGAGAGGAGAGTAAAAAGAACTTCCTGGAAAAACTGAAACGGGACGTGGAG TTCCTGGCCCAGCTGAAGATCATGGACTACAGCCTGCTGGTGGGCATCCACGACGTGGACCGGGCGGAGCAGGAGGAGATGGAGGTGGAGGAGCGGGCAGAGGACGAGGAGTGCGAGAATGACGGGCCGGGCGGCAACCTGCTGTGCTCCTACGGCACGCCTCCGGACAGCCCCGGCAACCTCCTCAGCTTCCCCCGCTTCTTTGGTCCTGGGGAGTTCGACCCCTCTGTCGACGTCTATGCCATGAAAAGCCATGAAA GTGCCCCCAAGAAAGAGGTCTATTTCATGGCCATCATCGACATCCTCACGCCGTATGATGCTAAGAAGAAAGCCGCGCACGCTGCCAAAACAGTGAAGCACGGG GGAATAGCTCTGTGTACACGCCCACGCTGCTCCCCAGAGGCCCTTTTCCCCATGGACTTGAAGTTACTGTCTCCAAACACGGACCCCGCCCAGAGATCCAGTCTCTCCACCACCTCCCCACCGCCTTGCCGCTACTCAGTGGGTTCAGGCTGGGGCTTGTGA